The Stigmatella aurantiaca DW4/3-1 genome contains the following window.
CCCCAGCTCCCCCTCTACCTCATCACCGGCAGCCCGGGCGAGGCCCCTCCCAAGGGCACAAGGCCCAGCAACGTGCGCGCTCTGCTCGCCAAGCCGTTGGCGCTGACCCTCCTCTGGAAAGCCCTCGCGGACGTTCTTCCCAGCCAGAAGTAGGGCTTCCAGGCGGCCCCCGTCAGTTCGACTGCTGCTCCTGGGGGTCCGGCGGACCGGCCAGGACAGCTTCCTGTGGAAGGAGGACCCCGCTCATGGCCACCTGACGGATGAGCAGGGCCTGGTGCTCGACCTCCCGGGCCCTCTCTTCGTAACGCTGGACTGAGTGGGCGTGGTTTCGCTCGCGGGCATGGCTGGCCATGCGCCGGGCCAGGGCCGCGTTCTCCTCCAGGCTCCGGACCGCGGCCCACAGCGCCACGTCCAGGGCCCGGTTCTGTCCTAAAACGAGGGCGTTGTCCGTGAAGGCATGGCCCACCCGGCAATCGAAGCGCAACTGGCCCTGCTCGTCCTGCTCGAAGAGCACCCCTCCGCAGTCCGGGCAGGAGAAATGCGAGGGCTGGCCCTCGGCTGGAGGCATGTTGACGGCTTCCGGGTCCCCCTTCAGCTTGCCCATCTCCCGCTTGAGGCCCTGAGACGAACGCACCTTGGACCCCTTGGACCCCTTGGACCCCTTGGTCCCCTTGGTCCCATTGGCCGCCCGGGGCACCGGACTGTCGGCCAACCGGCTCAACAGCGCCCCCATCCCCTCGAGCGGAACGCAATGGTCCACCTTCATGTGCTCCAGCACGCTGCGGGGCATGTCCGGGCAGTACGCGTCCGCGGGCTCTTGCACCACCGTCAGCCCCCCTTGCCTCTGGATGGCGAGCAAACCGGCGGTGCCACAGTCCATGGCCCCGGTGAGCACCACCCCCACCACGCGCGGGCCATAGGCGAGCGCCGCGGAACGGAAGAGCGGATCCACCGCGGGCCGGTGGTTGTTCTCCCGCGGCCCCTTCACCACGCGCACCCGGCCTTGCTCCACCAGCAGGTGCCGGTCATTGGGCGCGACATAGATGCGGCCCTTCGTCAACGGCTCACCGTCCTTCGGATGGACAGCAAGCAAGGGGCCAGCCCGGGAGAGAAGTTCTGGCAGGACGCTGCGGTGGCCGGCCGAGATGTGCAGGACGATGCAGACCGCCGCGGGCAAGTCCTTGGGAAACTGCTCCACCAAGCCCATGAGCGCTTCGACGCCCCCCATGGAGGCGCCCACAACGATGAGATCGTGCTTGTCGCGTCGAGCCATGGCGATGGGCCCCTCCAGAGGTGCCCCTTGAAGCTTGGGGATTCCCACGGCCCCATGGGTGCCCTTTTCCAGCAAGGCGTGGCTTGTTCGCTTGCAAGCTCTCCTGGATTTCAGGGGCTTCCTTTCCACCATCGCCTTCCGGTTCACCGCGATTAACGAAAAGTTACCGTATCAACGGTTACACGGTTATCACGGGGAGTGTCACTTCTGTCCCGGGTCCCGACGCTTCTTGAACCCCCCCCCTTCAACACCGTTGCCCGGACAGCCATACTCTCGATGTTGCGTCAGCGCGCTCGTCTCACGGAGAGATGAGGGTGGGCTGACCACAACCCTGCCCCTTGGGGGAATGACATGTCGGAAACCAAGATCCGAATCCTCGTCGTGGACGACGATCAGGATCAGCTCGTGCTGGCCGAGCGCACGCTCTCGGCATACGGCTTTGATGTTCGCACGCACCGCTCATCGTTGGGCGTGTCCAACCTGGTGCGCTCCGCCGCGCCGGACCTGGTGCTGCTGGACGTGAACATCCCCGCGTTGAGTGGGGACAAGGTGCTGTCGTTGGCGCGCGCGCAGGCGCCGCTGGGCACCAAGTTCATCCTGTACTCGGCCTCGGATGAGTCCAAGCTGCGCTCCCTGGCGCTCTCCTCGGGAGCCGATGGCTACATCTCGAAGAGCGTCCAGGGCGCGGACCTGGCCAAGAAGCTGACGGACCTCTACAAGCGGGGCCGCACGGCGGCGCCCGCGGGCAGCGCGCCGCACGCCCTCAACAAGTAACAGGCGTGCGCTTTGGCTGACGCCGTGAGCTCCGCTCACGCCAGCAGGTCGGCGACTTCCATATAGACGGCGCGGAAGTCGCCTTTGGCGCTGATGAGCTTCAGGTTGTGCATCAACCCGCCGGTGGAGCGGAAGAACATCACCCCTTCGGCGGGCGGGCGGATCTTCAGGAAGCGGCCCGCGTTCTGGGTGAAGTGCCGCCGCATGTCCCGGTTGATCTCACACGCGGCGAAGTCATACGCCTCCGAGCGCATGGGCCGGCCCACGATGGACAGCAGCTCGCGGATGAGCGCCTCGGCCTCCGGCTCGGGCAGATCCACGGTGAAGCCCACCTCGCGGCTCAAGCCCAGCACGTCCATGGGCTCCAGCTTCATGGCCTGGAGGAACATGAGGCGGTTGGCGTCCACGAAGCGCTCCGAGAAGCTCTTGATGGAGCCGAAGTCCAGCAGCCCCAGGCGCCCATCCTTCATCACCATGAAGTTGCCCGGGTGCGGGTCGGCGTGGATCTCGCCCGCGAAGAAGAAGGGGCCGTAGATGGCGCGGATGAGCTGGCGCGCCACGCGGAAGCGCTCCTCGGCGGAGGGCTCCGTCACCACCCAGTCCTTGAGCGTCTGTCCCTCCAGGAGCTCCAGCGTCAGCACGCGCCCGGAGGTGAGCGCGTCCATCACCTCGGGCACCTTGAGATCCGGCAGCCGCGCCACGCCGCGCACGAAGTTCTGGCAGAGCCGGGCCTCGCGCCGGTAGTCCAGCTCCAGCAGCATCTCCTCGCGCAGCTCCCGGAAGTACGCCGTGCCGTCGATCGCCTTGGCGGCCTTGGAGACGGTCTTCACCACCAGGCCCAGGTTGTCCAGGTCCCCTTGGAGCGAGTCGCCCACGCCGGGGTACTGCACCTTCACCACCACCGGGCGGCCGTCCTTCATCACGGCCCGGTGCACCTGCCCGAGGGAAGCAGCGGCCAAGGGCTCTTGGTCGAACTGGTGGAAGAGCGCCTCGGGGGGCGCGCCCAGCTCGGCCTCGATGACCCGGGCCACCGTCTCGTAGCCCATGGAGGGGGCCTGGTTCTGCAACCGGGCCAGCACCTGCCGCACCTCGGGCGTCATCAGGTCCGGATCCATGGAGACCGCCTGGCCGAACTTCATCGCCGCGCCCTTCAGGTCTCCCAGGGTGGCGACGAGCTTCTCGGCCATGCCCTTGCTGAGCAGTTCCTGCTCCTGGCCCGCCACGCGGCGGGCGCCGCTCTTGAGCACCTCCGCGCCCAGCTGCGCGGAGAGCCCCGCCAGCTTGCGCAACCGGTTGAAACGGCCTTGGGGAGGAAGCGAATCGTCGGAGTCGGAAGCCATGGGAACCCACGTCTTTTAACGGGGAGGCCCCCCTCGCACGCAAGCCACACACCGGCGCTGCGTGTGGCCGTCCTCCTGCCCAGGAGCCTGGCTCAGCGGGAGGCCCCGGCGGTAGGGGACGGGGTCCCCCGCAGTTGGGCCCGTAACAGGCGCCAGCGATGGAGGGACTTCCAGTCGAGCGGGTCCACGCGCAGCGCCTGCTCATAGGCCTCGAGCGCCTGGTGCAGCTCGCCCTGGGCCGCGAACGCCAGCCCCGTGGCGAAGTGGAGCGTGGCGCGCCCCTGGGGAACGCGGTGCCGGGACAGGAACCGGGCCCGGCACTGCTCCAGGGCCGTGAGGGTGAGCCCCTCGGAGAGGCAGCGCAGCAGCCCCTCCAGGTTGCGCAAGCTGGCATCGTACTCCGCCCGCCGTTCCAGGTGACCCAGGGTGTGGAGGGCCTCGCCCATGCGGGCCAGCGCCTGCTCCACGCGCGCGCGCAGGGCCGGGGACAGGGGCTGTTCGCGCAGCGGCTCGAGCACCGCGCGGGCCTCGCGCGCCCTGCGGCGGATGCCTTCCCCGGGCGCGTCCTTGGCCACCCCCAGCACCGCGTAGTGGTCCGCGCCCCCCTGGAAGCCCCGGAGCACCGCCTCCGCCCGCGCCTCCTGAGAGGCCCCTGGAGACGCCGGGGCCGGGCCCGTCCGGGATTCGCCCGCCAGCAACCGTTCGAAGCGCTGGAGCAAGCCGGCCGGGGTATCGCTCAGCTCGATGCCGAAGCCCGGTGCCATGCGCCACGCCTGGGCCTGCTCGGCGGACACGTGCCGCACCACCTGGCCCGTGCAGGCCAGCTCGCCCCCGGCCAGTTCGAGCCGCAACGTGACGTCCTCCCGCAGCGGCGGCAGGTCCCCTTCCGCGTGGAGAAAAAGGCCCAGGCGGCCCACGCGTTCCCCGCGCAACTTCCGGGGAGCGGACGCCCCCTTCACCAGAACCTGTACGGTCAAGGCGGACGGGGGGGGCGCGGGGCGCACGGTGGCCTGAAGGGCCTCGCGCAGCGCCGCGGCCGAGGCGAAGCGATCTTCCGGGCGCTTGGCCATGGCGCGCTCCAGCACGCGCGAGAGGGCCACGGGCACCGCGGCGCAGGCCTCGTGCGCCAGGGGCGGTGGCTTCATGAGGTGCGCCAGCAACATCTCGGCCGGGTGGTTGCCGGTGAAGGGGAGCTGGCCGGTGACGAGCTGGTAGCCCAGCACCCCGGCCGCGTACAGGTCTGCCCGCCCATCCACGGGCTCACCGCCGCACTGCTCGGGCGCCATGAACTCCGGCGTGCCCAGCAACGTGCCGCTCTGGGTGGACATCCGCTCTTCCGGCGCGGCCGACAGGAGCTTGGCGATGCCGAAGTCGAGCAGCTTCACCCGGTGCCCGCCCTGCGCCGTGGGGACCAGGAAGACGTTGGCGGGCTTGATGTCGCGGTGGACGATGCCGTGGGCGTGCGCGGCCCCCAGCGCGTCACACACTTGCGACAGAAGTTCCACGGCCAGCGCGGGCGCCAGGGGCCCCTGCGCGAACGCGGCGAGGCTCTGCCCCTCCAGGTACTCCATGACCAGATAGGGGCGCCCCTCGCGCAGGTTCACGTCGAAGAGCGAGACGACGTTCGGGTGTTGGACCCGCGTGAGCGTGCGCGCCTCGGAGAGGAAGCGCTCCACCAGCCGCGAATCACGAACCAGGTGGGCGTGGAGCACCTTCACCGCCACGCGCTTCTGGATGAGCCCATGCTCGGCCAGCCACACCGAGCCCATGCCCCCGCGGCCCAGCTCGCGCACGATGCGAAAGCTGCCGAAGGACTGGCCCGTCAGCGCCTCCGCGTCCGTGCCGGACGACGGCGAGGCCCCGGCCTCCCAATCCGTGTCCACGCCCTGCCCTGGCTCACGAATGAGCGTGGGACACTGGGCCCGGTCCGGGTGCGGTGTCTCGCAGGAGCAATGAAGCGCAGGGACTTGCACAAGGCCGCCAGGAGAACACGAGGAATCGCTCCCAGGCTTTCACCCTCCCCGCCCAGGTCATCATCCCCTATGCGACAATCGTGCCTTGCCCCGGCGCGCCCAGGAGCACCTCGGCCCCGTCCCCCCCCCGGTGGGCCGCCCGGGAAGAATCTCCAGCCCCGTGTGGGAAGGTTTTACACCTCCTGCGCGCTCCCGCGGGCCCGGCTCAGCAGCGCGGAGACGGCCGCCGTCAGCTCGCCCGAGGCCACCGGCTTGCACAGGTGCATCTGGAAGCCCTCTTCCAAGATGCGGCGCTGCGCCTCCATGCGCGTGTCGCCACACAGCGCCAGGGCGGGGATGCGGCCACGCACCTCGTGGTTGCGCATCAGCGCGAAGCCGTCTTCTCCCGGCAGCAGGATGTCGCTCACCAGCACGTCCGGGCGGTGCTGCGCGAGCGCCGTCAGCGCCTCCGCCAGGGAGGCCACCACCCGCACCTCGGCGCCCGCGTTGCGCAGGAAGCCCTCCACGGACTCCCGCGCCTCGACCGGGTTGCCCAGAAAGAGCACCTTCACCCCCCTCAGCGGGGGCGCCTCGCCTGCCTGCTCCCCTGTCAGCGAGGCTTCCAGGCCCGCCCGTAGCGGCAGGCGCACGGTGAAGGTGGCCCCGGTGCCCGGCCCGTCGCTGTGCACATCCACGGTGCCGCCATGCAGCTCCACCATGGTGCGCACGATGGCCAGCCCCAGCCCCAGCCCGCCATGCCCGCGCCCGGTGTTGCCCTGCCGGAAACGCTCGAAGACGTGCGGCAAGAAGCCCGCCTCGATGCCCTTGCCGGTGTCGCTCACCGTGAGCGCCACGAACGCCTCCTCGCGGCGCGCCTCCAGCCGCACGCACCCCCCCCGCTCGGTGAACTTCAGGGCGTTGGTGAGCAGGTTCCACAGCACCTGCTGAAGGCGCGTGGAGTCCGCCAGGACGCTCTCGGAGACCTCGCCCGGCGCCGCCTGGAGCACCACCCCGCGGGCCTCCGCCGTCGGGCGCACGCTCTCCAGCGCGGCATCCACCACCTCCCGCAGCTTCACCTCGCGCAGGTCCAGCGTCAGCTTGCCCGCGGCGATGCGCGACACGTCCAGCAAGTCCTCCACGAGCTGGCGCTGCACGCGTGCATTGCGCTCGATGGTCTCCAGGCCGCGCCGCCGGCCCGCCTCGTCCAGGTCGTCGCGCCGCAGCAACATCTGCGTCCACCCCAGGATGGACGTCAGCGGCGTGCGCAGCTCGTGGGAGAGCGTGGCGAGGAACTCGTCCTTGAGGCGGTTGGCCTCCTGGGCCTCCTGCTGGGCGCGCTGGGCGTCGCGGTAGAGCAGCGCGTTGTCCATGGCCACCGCGGCGCGCCGGCCCAGCTCCTCGGCCAGCGCCACGTCCCGCCGGTCATAGCGCGGGCGGGCCCCGCTGATGCCGAAGGTGAGGGCGCCGAAGTTCCGCTCGCGCGCGCGGATGGGCACGCAGATGCGCGACTGGTGCCCCACCTCCCGGAGCAGCTCCAGGTGCGCCTCGTCCATGGCCATGCGGCGCAGCATCGGCTCCGGCAGCTCGGACAGCAGCTCCGGCTGGCCGGTGAGCAGCACGCGCGCCACGCCCGAGAGGTCATCCTCCCGGGGCGGGTAGCGCTGGTGCAACTCCAGCACCCGCTCGGCCTTGCCCTGCTCCGCGTGCGCCACCGCCACGCGGGTGAGCCCCGCCAGGGACGCGCCCCGGTCGAGCACATCCACCGTGCACCAGTCGGCGAAGCGGGGCACCACGAGCTGCGCCAACCGCGCGAGCGTGGCGTGGTAATCCAGCGAGGAGGAGAGCATCACGCTGGCGTGCGACAGGAGCTGGGAGATCTGCTGCGTGCGGTGCTCGTCGTCGATGTCCGTCGCCGTGCAGAGAAAGCCGCTCCAGGCCTCCGCGCTCGCGGGCAGCGGCGTCACCTTGAGGTGGTGCCAGCGGTAGGCCTCGGGGCGCCCCATGCGGTGCTGCCCATCCCAGGGCCGGCCCGAGCGCAACGCCTCGCGGATGCCCGCGAGCACCGACTCGCGCTCGCCCGGGTGCACGCACTCCACCAGCGCGTGGCGCTCAGGCCCCGCGCCATTGCCGCCCAAGAGCGCCGTCCAGGCCGCGTTGCACCAGGCCTGCGTCCCATCGGGCCGCGCCGCCCACACCGCCTGCGGCATGGCGTTGAGCAGCGCGCGCGCATGCGCCTCGCCCTGGCGCAGCAGCGCCTCGCGCTCCTGCTCCCGGAGCCGCGCCTCGCGCAGCTTCAGCGCCTCGTTGCGCCGGTGCAGGTCCACGAAGACGGCCACCTTGGCCCGCAGCACCTCGGGCTCGAAAGGTTTGAGCAGGTAGTCCACCGCCCCCTGCGCATAGCCCCGCAGCAGGTGCTGGTCCTCGCGCTGCAACGCGGTGAGGAACAGCAAGGGGATGTGGCGGGTGCGCTCCTGGGCTTTGATGAGATGTGCGGTCTGGTACCCGTCCAGGTCAGGCATGCGCACATCCAGGAGGATGACGGCGAAGTCCTCCTCCTCGAGCCGCCGCAGCGCCTCGCGTCCAGACGTGGCCTTCACCAACCGCTGGCCCAAGGGCTCCAGCGCAGCCCCCAGCACCACCAGGTTCTGGAGGTGGTCATCGACCAGGAGAATGCTGGCGACGGGTGGCTCTTCGCTCATGAGCAGTCCCTCTCACCGGCGGGCGCACAGCCGCGGCACAATGGTGATTGATTCCAAGCACCGCAACTGGCTCCCCTAAAACCCCTTTTTGCCTGCTTACCCGCCAGGTGAGGGGGCGGACAGACAAGGCCGAAAGGTATTCCAGGGTGGGCGCTGCGAGGAATGTCCCCTCAGGGGGCCTTTGCCCCGCGCACCCGGTTCTTGTCCCAGATGGCATAGAGGATGAGGAGAAAGGAGATGAGCCGCAGCACGTAGACGAAATGGCGCCGCTCGTCGTCCACATCCAGCAAGGTCAAGGCCAGCCAGTTGAAGCCCATGCCCAGGAAGGCCAACGCGAAGAAGACGAAGAGGCGATCCCTCGAGGCCCGCCAGAAGCGCACGAAGAACAGGGCGCACGCCAGGCACCCCATGACCAGGGCTCCATTCAGCATTGCCTTGAGCGCCACGGCTTCCTCCTAGGCTGAGTCCCAGATCAGGCCATAGAGCAACGTACCAATCCCCACCAACGCGCTGGCACTGCGCCACACCGACAGATCCCTGCCCGGAAAGAGCACCAGATCCACGAAGAGGATCACGTTGCTCACCGCCAGGGCCACGAAGCACAACCCGCTCCACAGCAGCAGCCGGGTCCTCGTGCGGCGATAGCCCCGGAGCAGCAGCACCGTACACGCCAGGCTCGTCAACCCGCAGAGGATGTAGACCGCCTCAACCATCGCCCTCATCCTTGTCCCGCTTCAACCGGAACGCATCCGCGAAACCCCTCACCCGGTCGAGCGGCTTGGAGAAGATGAACGAAATGACACTCACCCGCCGCAGGCTGTAGGTGGCCTGCAGCTCGGCGATGTCCTGCGCATCCTCGACGGTGGCGGGGTGGTAGCGGTAGGTGGGCGGGCTGGTCTCGAACTCCATCAGCAACCGGCGCGCCGACAGGTCCTTCAGCCGGGCCACGGCCGAGGCTTCGGTAATGCGCAGCTCCAAGCTCACGGCCTTCGCAGTCCACTCCCGGCTGGTATGCGCCCGCAATAGCAGCAGAATCTCCAGCTTCTCGATGGAGTCGATGTGCGTCGCGATGAACCGTTGGACGCGCGGTGGGATAGCGGCATCACTCACACGCCCACCTTGCGCACGATAGTTTGTAGGTCAACTACTTTTTCACGGCTTTCAATCGAACCTGTTCACGCTTGAGCTGCTACTTGGTGAGGGTGGCCACGTCGAAGAGGGCCAGGAGCGCCGTCTCCGGCCGGCCGTGCATGGGGGGCAGGCGGGAGGAGAAAGCCAGCGCGGCCCCCTGCTGCTCGCCCGAGCGCCATTCCACGCGGACCCCGGCGAGCACCTCGCCCCGCACGGCGCGGGCGGCCGGCAGGGACTCCTCGGAGAGGGGGCGGTGATCGCCCCCGGTGAGCACGATGTCCGGGCGCAGCCGCCGGGCTTCCTCGTAGACGAGGCACCCCTCGGCGAGCCCCTGGGCGGCGCGGTTGGCGAACAGGGTGCGGCCGGTGCCCGGCTCCAGCAGGGCCAGGGGCGTGGGCAGCTCCGAGAGCAGCGCCTCCAGCCACCGCTGGTGGTGGCGGCCCGCCTCCATCTCCTTGCGCAGCACCTCCTCGCGCACCCGGAGCCGCTCGGCCTCCAGGCGCTGGTACAGCTCGGCCCGCTCGCGCTCGTGCTCCCGCTGCAACACCTCGCGCAGCGCCTCGGCCTGCCGACGCACCAGCTCCGTCTTGCGGAACAGGTCCACGAAGATGCTCACCTTGGAGCGGAGAATGTCCGGCTCGAAGGGCTTGAGCAGGTAGTCCACCGCGCCCACGGCGTAGGCCCGGAACTCGGGCACCTCGCCTTGGGACAGGGCGGTGAGAAAGACGATGGGGGTGTTGCGGCTCTTCTCGCGCTCGCGGATGAGCTGCGCCGTCTCGAAGCCATCCATCTCCGGCATCACCACGTCCAAAAGGACGACGGCGAAGTCCTGGTGCAGCAGGTGGCGCAGCGCCTCGCGCCCGCTCCGGGCGACGACGACGGGGTGGCCCAGGGGCGCCAGGGTGGCCTCCAGCGCCAGCACCCCCTCGGGCTGATCGTCCACGACCAGGATGGGAACCTTCTCTCGGGACATCAAACTCATGGCAGTACCTTCATCCGGGTGACGGGGACGAGCCGCGCCAACCAGTCCTTGACCCCGCCCGGCGGCACACGCTCCACGCCCTCGGTCTCCTCCGCCGCCCGGGTCACCGCCGCGCGGCCGCCCTGCTCGCGCAGCGCGGCGAGCCCCGCCCACCCATCTTCGTGGCCTCCGAAGAGCAGCCCCGCAACGCCAGGCCCATGGGCCTCGGAGGCGGACTCGAAGAGCGCGTCGATGGAGGGCCGCTGGCCATGCTCGGCCGGCTCGCGCGAAAGGCACACGCAGTTGCCATCCACCAGCAGGTGGTACCCCGCGGGCGCCAGATACACCCGGCCGGGCAACAGGGCCTCCTTGTCATCCGGCTCCACCACCGGCAACGGGCAGCGGTGCCCCAGGGGGCCCGCGAGCACCTCGTGGAGGCCCCGGTGAAGCACCAGCACCACGGGCACGGGCATGCGCGCCGGCATCTCCGCGAGCGCGGCCTGCACCTCCTCCAACGCCTCCCGGGGAGCGCCCACCACCAGCAATCCCAGTGGACTCACGCCACCCTCCGGAAGACGCGGCCCGAGTCCTCGAGTTCCTCATAGGCCGCGGCGTGAGGGGTGCTCGCGACGGACTCCTTGCGCCCCAGGCACAGAAAGCCGAAGCGCGACAGGCTCTCGTAGAGGCGCCTGTGCACGCGGTGGGAGAGCGCGCGGTTGTAGGCCAGCAGCGTGTCGCGGCAGAGGACGACCTGGAACTCGTTGAAGGAGCCATCCGTCGCGAGGTTGTGCTGGGTGAAGAAGATCCCTTCGCGCAGGGCGCGCGAGAACACCGCCCAGTTCCCATCCCGCGTGTAGTAGTCCGACAGGGCGCGCCGTCCCCCCGCCTCCAGGTAGTGGCGCGACTCCTCCTCGTCCGGCAGGGGGATGACCCCGGTGCGCGCGTCGGCGAGCAACCCTTCGCTGGCGTCCGAGGCGTACAGGCGGCAGCGCCCCCACAACCCCTCCTCCATCAGGAGGATGGCCAGGGCATACGTCTCCTCGCCCGAGCCGCAGCCCGCGTGCCACACGCGCACGGAGGGCCAGGTGCGCAGCACCGGCACCACCCGCGCCCGGAAGGACCGGAAGAAGGCCGGCTCGGCGAACAAGGGGCGGGACGGGCCCGCCAGCGCCCGCAGCAGCCCCTCCATCGCATCGGCGTCGTGCAGCACACGGCCCTGGAGGGCGGAGAGGGTGTCCAGCCGCTCCTCGCGCAGGTGGCGCCGCAGCTGCCGCAGCAGCAGCGGCCGGGCATGGTCGCGCAAATCGAAGCCGTAGTGCCGCCACACGGCCTCCAGCAACAGTTCCAACTCGAGCCGCTCCAGCTCCGAGCCCCGCTCCGGGGGGCTCACCCGGGAATCTCCGGACGCGGCGGACGGGTGGCGCCGCGCGGCACGTGCAACCAGACGCGCAGCAGGCTGAGCAGCTTCTCGATGTCCACCGGCTTGGTGATGTAGTCGGACGCCCCGGCCTCCAGACACTTCTCCCGGTCTCCCTTCATCGCCTTGGCGGTGAGGGCGAGGATGGGCAGGTGGGCGAAGCGCTCCATGCCGCGGATGGCCCGCATGGCTTGATAGCCGTCCATCTCCGGCATCATGACGTCCATCAGGACGAGCTCCACCTCGGTGTCCTTCTCCAGCAGGGAGATGCCCTCGGCGCCGCTCTCGGCGAACGCCACCTTCATGCCATAGCGCTCCAACACGGTGTTGAGGGCGAAGATGTTGCGCACATCGTCGTCCACCACGAGCACCTTGCGGCCCACGAGGAGCGGATCCCTCTCGCGGGCCTTCTCCAGCATGCGGCGCTTGGGCTCGGTGAGCTGCGCGGGCGCGCGGTGGAGGAAGAGGCTCGTCTCCTCCAGGAGCCGCTCGGGGCTCTGGGCGTCCTTGACGATGATGGCCTCGGCCAGGCGCCGCAGCTCCGTCTCCTGGGCGCGCGTCAGCTCGCGCCCCGTGTAGACGATGGCGGGCGGCGTCGAGGCGCCGTGCTCGGCGTGGAGCTGGCGCAGCAGGTCGGCGCCGGGCAAGTCTGGCAGCCCCAGGTCCATCACCATGCAGTCGAAGCGCCGCCCGGCGATGGCCTCCTGGGCCTGCGCGGCGGTGCTCACGGCCACCGTCTGCACATCCTCGCTGCCCAGCAGCTCCGTGAGCGCCTGGCGGTGCACATCGTCGTCCTCGACGATGAGCAGGCTGCGGGCCTTGCGGTCCACGAAGCTCCGCAGCTCGCGCAAGGCAAGCTCCGCGGCCGACGGGTCCGCGGAGGCCCGGAGGTGGCCCAGCGCCCCGAGGGTGAGCGAGCGGTCGCGGTGGTCCTCTCCCGAGACCGTGTAGACCGGCAGCGCCCGCGTGGCGGCATCATGCTTGAGCCGGTCGAGGACGACCCAGCCCGCCATGTCCGGCAGATCCAGGTCCACGGCGACGGCCACGGTCCGCGCATTGCGCGCCATCTCCAGCGCGGACTCCGCCTCCGTGGAGACGAGCAGCTTGAAGCCCACCCCTTGCGCCGCGGCGCGCAGCCGGGTGGCATGGTCCTGCGTGTGCGTCACCGCGAGCAGCACCGCATCGCCCGGAAGGATGGAGGCACTGTCGTCCTCGATGTCCGGGCGGTGGAGGGCCTCCACCTCCGGGGCGAGCACCTCCACGGTGGGAGGGGGCAGCGCTTGGACGTTGGCGGCCACCCGCGCCAGGGTCTGGCCTGTCTCCGTGGGGCGCGGGGCCACATACTTGAGCGGCAAGAAGAGGGTAAAGGTGCTGCCGCGGCCCACCTCGCTCTCCAGACGGATCTCTCCCCCGAGCAACCGGGCAATCTCTCGCGAGATGGAGAGCCCGAGGCCCGTGCCCCCGTACTTGCGCGCGGTGGAGCCGTCGGCCTGCTGGAAGGCCTCGAAGATGATCTGGTGCTTGTCCTTGGGAATGCCGATGCCCGTGTCCCGCACCACGAAGGCCACCACGGTGGGGGCGGTGCGCAGGATGGGGTGATCCGACGACCAGCCGGCACGGGCGCGCTGGATGCTGAGGGTGACCTGGCCGGACTCGGTGAACTTGAAGGCGTTGGACAGGAGGTTCTTGAGCACCTGCTGGAGGCGCTTGGCGTCCGTCTGCACCTCGCCGGGCAGCGCGCCCTCCAGGGAGATGTCGAACTGGAGCGACTTCTTGTCGGCCACCTGCCGGAAGGTGCGCTCCACGAACTCGCGCAGGTCGCCGAAGCGCAGCGGCCCCACGTCCACCGTCATGGTGCCGGACTCGATCTTCGACAGGTCGAGGATGTCGTTGATGAGCTCCAGCAGGTCCGAGCCGGAGGCGTGAATGGTGCGGGCGAACTCCACCTGACGGCCGGTGAGGTTGCCGTCGGTGTTCTCGCTGAGCGTCTGGCTGAGGATGAGCAGGGAGTTGAGCGGGGTGCGCAGCTCGTGGCTCATGTTGGCGAGGAACTCGCTCTTGTACTTGGAGGTGAGCGAGAGCTGCTCGGCCTTCTCTTCCAGGGCGCGCTTGGCCTGCTCCACCTCGAGGTTCTTGTGCTCCACCTCGTTCTTCTGCTCGGAGAGCAGCTTGGCCTTCTCCTGAAGCTCCTCGTTGGTGCGGCGCAGCTCCTCCTGCTGGCGCTTGAGGAGTTCCTCGGACTGCTGGAGCGAGTTGGCCTGCTGCTCCAGGCGCTT
Protein-coding sequences here:
- a CDS encoding response regulator — its product is MSEEPPVASILLVDDHLQNLVVLGAALEPLGQRLVKATSGREALRRLEEEDFAVILLDVRMPDLDGYQTAHLIKAQERTRHIPLLFLTALQREDQHLLRGYAQGAVDYLLKPFEPEVLRAKVAVFVDLHRRNEALKLREARLREQEREALLRQGEAHARALLNAMPQAVWAARPDGTQAWCNAAWTALLGGNGAGPERHALVECVHPGERESVLAGIREALRSGRPWDGQHRMGRPEAYRWHHLKVTPLPASAEAWSGFLCTATDIDDEHRTQQISQLLSHASVMLSSSLDYHATLARLAQLVVPRFADWCTVDVLDRGASLAGLTRVAVAHAEQGKAERVLELHQRYPPREDDLSGVARVLLTGQPELLSELPEPMLRRMAMDEAHLELLREVGHQSRICVPIRARERNFGALTFGISGARPRYDRRDVALAEELGRRAAVAMDNALLYRDAQRAQQEAQEANRLKDEFLATLSHELRTPLTSILGWTQMLLRRDDLDEAGRRRGLETIERNARVQRQLVEDLLDVSRIAAGKLTLDLREVKLREVVDAALESVRPTAEARGVVLQAAPGEVSESVLADSTRLQQVLWNLLTNALKFTERGGCVRLEARREEAFVALTVSDTGKGIEAGFLPHVFERFRQGNTGRGHGGLGLGLAIVRTMVELHGGTVDVHSDGPGTGATFTVRLPLRAGLEASLTGEQAGEAPPLRGVKVLFLGNPVEARESVEGFLRNAGAEVRVVASLAEALTALAQHRPDVLVSDILLPGEDGFALMRNHEVRGRIPALALCGDTRMEAQRRILEEGFQMHLCKPVASGELTAAVSALLSRARGSAQEV
- a CDS encoding DUF5985 family protein; protein product: MALKAMLNGALVMGCLACALFFVRFWRASRDRLFVFFALAFLGMGFNWLALTLLDVDDERRHFVYVLRLISFLLILYAIWDKNRVRGAKAP
- a CDS encoding DUF5985 family protein — its product is MVEAVYILCGLTSLACTVLLLRGYRRTRTRLLLWSGLCFVALAVSNVILFVDLVLFPGRDLSVWRSASALVGIGTLLYGLIWDSA
- a CDS encoding response regulator; translated protein: MSLMSREKVPILVVDDQPEGVLALEATLAPLGHPVVVARSGREALRHLLHQDFAVVLLDVVMPEMDGFETAQLIREREKSRNTPIVFLTALSQGEVPEFRAYAVGAVDYLLKPFEPDILRSKVSIFVDLFRKTELVRRQAEALREVLQREHERERAELYQRLEAERLRVREEVLRKEMEAGRHHQRWLEALLSELPTPLALLEPGTGRTLFANRAAQGLAEGCLVYEEARRLRPDIVLTGGDHRPLSEESLPAARAVRGEVLAGVRVEWRSGEQQGAALAFSSRLPPMHGRPETALLALFDVATLTK
- a CDS encoding chemotaxis protein CheB, translating into MSPLGLLVVGAPREALEEVQAALAEMPARMPVPVVLVLHRGLHEVLAGPLGHRCPLPVVEPDDKEALLPGRVYLAPAGYHLLVDGNCVCLSREPAEHGQRPSIDALFESASEAHGPGVAGLLFGGHEDGWAGLAALREQGGRAAVTRAAEETEGVERVPPGGVKDWLARLVPVTRMKVLP
- a CDS encoding CheR family methyltransferase, with product MSPPERGSELERLELELLLEAVWRHYGFDLRDHARPLLLRQLRRHLREERLDTLSALQGRVLHDADAMEGLLRALAGPSRPLFAEPAFFRSFRARVVPVLRTWPSVRVWHAGCGSGEETYALAILLMEEGLWGRCRLYASDASEGLLADARTGVIPLPDEEESRHYLEAGGRRALSDYYTRDGNWAVFSRALREGIFFTQHNLATDGSFNEFQVVLCRDTLLAYNRALSHRVHRRLYESLSRFGFLCLGRKESVASTPHAAAYEELEDSGRVFRRVA